The Topomyia yanbarensis strain Yona2022 unplaced genomic scaffold, ASM3024719v1 HiC_scaffold_137, whole genome shotgun sequence genome has a window encoding:
- the LOC131694756 gene encoding transmembrane protein 104 homolog, translating into MPTRSAQEEYPTWIGFVFVFNLIVGTGALTLPSAFSHAGWLLGTVLIVVLAFASYVTVTFVIETMACANAIQNWKRLQFIKRDRVIEHDEDSNVEMMTEPLLLDGNGAIDDQLTDAGIEQTPLNIMYSRNQYYSLSSKIELGEMANLFFGGVGRFLFYFCLAVYLYGDLSIYSAAVAKSLRDVICAHNHSMNATDSDDVTTRCWEDSILSRFDIYRLCLVLFTGILGPFVFFNVQKTKYLQLVTVLFRWLAFSVMISIAIHRLFAQQSDPPIVPKRADINGIPYLIGTCIYSFMCHHSLPSLLTPIANKQKVKSLISMDYFLICAFYLSLALTGIFAFSDIKDLYTLNFVPNSDQDSGFLKAIEYFLALFPVFTLSTSFPIIAITLRSNLQTLFLDTNQLDSYNFFLRRVFFPLLAILPSITVCFFTESVISLVGFTGCYAGTGIQYLIPIFLVFRARQTCESMIGRGIVNDFRSPFKGNLWLFLVFGWTVTCLVLVTIDLIK; encoded by the exons ATGCCCACTAGAAGCGCACAGGAAGAATACCCAACTTGG ATTGGTTTTGTGTTTGTGTTCAACCTCATCGTCGGAACTGGTGCTCTAACGCTTCCATCTGCCTTCAGCCACGCAGGATGGCTGCTGGGAACGGTGCTGATTGTGGTGCTCGCCTTTGCGAGCTACGTAACGGTAACTTTTGTGATCGAAACGATGGCCTGTGCCAACGCCATCCAGAACTGGAAGCGACTACAGTTCATCAAGCGGGATCGTGTCATCGAACACGACGAGGATAGTAACGTGGAAATGATGACGGAGCCGCTGCTGCTGGATGGAAACGGCGCGATAGATGATCAGCTAACGGATGCAGGTATCGAACAAACCCCGCTCAATATCATGTACTCCCGGAATCAGTATTACAGCCTATCGTCGAAGATTGAACTGGGGGAAATGGCTAATCTGTTCTTTGGTGGCGTGGGgagatttttgttttacttttgcTTGGCAGTGTATCTGTATGGGGATTTGAGCATCTATTCGGCGGCTGTTGCAAAAAGTTTGAGAGATGTTATTTG CGCTCACAATCATTCTATGAATGCAACTGACAGCGATGATGTGACTACTCGTTGCTGGGAAGACAGCATCCTTTCCCGATTTGACATCTACCGGCTGTGTTTGGTTTTGTTTACCGGCATCCTGGGGCCATTTGTCTTTTTTAACGTGCAGAAAACCAAATACCTACAACTGGTGACGGTTCTGTTCCGATGGCTGGCATTTTCGGTAATGATCAGCATAGCTATTCATCGACTGTTCGCACAACAATCGGATCCACCGATAGTGCCCAAGCGGGCTGATATCAACGGGATTCCATACCTGATTGGCACCTGTATTTATTCGTTTATGTGTCACCACTCGTTGCCCAGTTTACTGACACCGATCGCCAACAAGCAGAAAGTCAAGTCACTAATATCAATGGATTATTTCCTAATATGCGCGTTCTATCTGTCACTGGCCCTAACTGGCATATTTGCCTTCAGCGACATCAAAGATTTGTACACGCTGAATTTTGTCCCGAACTCGGACCAGGACAGCGGTTTCTTGAAAGCAATCGAATACTTCCTGGCGCTGTTTCCGGTGTTCACATTGTCAACCAGCTTCCCGATAATTGCCATAACACTGCGCAGCAATCTGCAGACGCTGTTCCTCGACACGAATCAGTTGGATTCGTATAATTTTTTCCTGCGTCGTGTGTTCTTCCCGCTACTGGCGATTCTACCGTCCATCACGGTCTGTTTTTTCACCGAAAGTGTTATTTCGCTGGTTGGGTTTACCGGGTGCTACGCCGGAACCGGGATACAGTATTTGATTCCAATATTTCTAGTTTTCCGGGCAAGACAAACCTGCGAGAGTATGATCGGTCGTGGAATCGTAAACGACTTTCGTAGTCCCTTCAAGGGAAATCTGTGGTTGTTTCTGGTATTTGGCTGGACCGTGACCTGTCTGGTGCTGGTGACAATCGATCTGATAAAGTAG
- the LOC131694757 gene encoding beta-1,3-galactosyltransferase brn-like: MLPRICIKFKLKYIVSMAVTILLLDYFGAFTHMFETDFERTFSYPMEGDILSNVYQLRHGQRPAVDPINVYNFSYITDCQHKCKEDDRLIAPRLVLIVKSAMENFDRRVAIRKSWGWEKRFSDVKIRTIFVLGRPAESNRRLQSLIDLEYANYRDIVQGDFVDAYFNNTIKTMMGFRWAVNYCPRAKFYMFADDDFYISSKNLLKYVRNPVNYPEYLEETDEALRKLARRLSQTTNNNNNSSQQVDAVITGNSSAGVSNVRSKRQILNMDMELPSDVKLFSGFVFRSAPHRHRSSKWYISLQEYPWDMWPTYVTAGAFLLSHEALFEMYYVSMYTKHFRFDDIYLGIVSLKAGIEPLHSEEFYFHKAPFLGPQSYKYVLASHGYDNPEELVKIWNEVRAAGYA; the protein is encoded by the exons ATGCTTCCCCGAATCTGCATCAAATTCAAGCTGAAATATATCGTCTCGATGGCGGTAACCATTCTGCTTCTGGATTACTTTGGAGCCTTCACACACATGTTCGAAACGGATTTCGAACGAACCTTCAGTTATCCCATGGAGGGGGACATTCTGTCCAATGTGTACCAACTACGCCATGGACAACGGCCAGCGGTGGATCCGATTAACGTATACAACTTTTCCTACATCACAGACTGCCAACACAAATGTAAAGAAGACGATCGGCTTATTGCCCCCCGATTGGTGCTAATCGTCAAATCCGCCATGGAGAACTTCGATAGGCGGGTGGCGATCCGAAAGAGCTGGGGCTGGGAAAAACGTTTTTCCGATGTGAAAATAAGGACCATCTTTGTGTTGGGTCGTCCTGCGGAGTCGAATCGAAGGCTGCAGTCTTTGATTGATCTCGAGTATGCTAACTATCGGGATATCGTTCAAGGAGATTTCGTTGATGCATACTTCAATAACACTATAAAGACCATGATGGGCTTCCGGTGGGCGGTCAATTATTGTCCCCGTGCCAAATTTTACATGTTTGCCGATGACGATTTCTACATTTCGTCGAAAAACTTGCTCAAATACGTTCGCAACCCGGTTAATTACCCGGAATATCTGGAAGAAACTGACGAAGCGCTTCGCAAGCTGGCCCGAAGACTGAGCCAAACAAcgaacaataacaacaacagcTCTCAGCAGGTGGACGCGGTTATAACGGGGAACTCTTCAGCTGGTGTATCGAATGTGCGATCCAAGCGACAAATTTTGAACATGGACATGGAACTACCCAGCGATGTGAAGTTGTTTTCGGGTTTCGTGTTTCGGTCTGCACCCCATCGGCATCGAAGCAGCAAGTGGTATATTTCGCTGCAGGAATATCCGTGGGATATGTGGCCAACCTACGTGACGGCGGGAGCTTTTCTACTATCGCATGAAGCTCTCTTCGAGATGTATTATGTTAGCATGTACACTAAGCATTTCAG ATTCGATGACATCTATCTGGGGATCGTGTCACTAAAGGCCGGAATTGAGCCGCTACACTCGGAGGAATTTTACTTTCACAAGGCACCATTCTTGGGACCGCAAAGCTACAAGTACGTTCTGGCATCTCACGGGTATGATAATCCAGAGGAGCTGGTAAAAATTTGGAACGAAGTTCGCGCTGCCGGATATGCTTAG
- the LOC131694752 gene encoding microtubule nucleation factor SSNA1-like, with protein MIEAAARLQMHNQDMVKCISYLRAERQKMADKITSQEQERQELEKEISRLRRQLSELDQNLEQNRQKLQKQDTKLAEADIGYGKLVDTMQILLMSVKSDMNAESETEKE; from the coding sequence ATGATTGAAGCCGCAGCCCGTTTACAAATGCACAACCAGGACATGGTCAAATGCATCAGTTACCTGCGCGCGGAGCGTCAAAAAATGGCAGACAAAATAACGAGCCAAGAACAAGAACGCCAAGAGCTGGAGAAGGAAATATCTCGTCTACGCCGTCAACTAAGCGAGTTGGACCAGAACTTAGAACAGAATCGCCAGAAGCTGCAAAAGCAGGATACCAAACTAGCAGAAGCTGATATCGGATATGGAAAGCTGGTAGACACGATGCAAATTTTACTGATGTCCGTTAAAAGCGATATGAATGCGGAAAGCGAGACTGAGAAGGAATAG
- the LOC131694754 gene encoding general transcription and DNA repair factor IIH helicase subunit XPD-like translates to MRISVDGLLVYFPYEYIYPEQYAYMLELKRTFDAKGHCLLEMPSGTGKTTTLLSLIVAYIMEYPHIVRKLIYCSRTVPEIEKVIAELKHLMNYYEKQTGVMPNITGLVLSSRKNMCIHSEVSKERDGKIVDAKCYGMTAGYIRERASTDESVAVCQYHEGFQAEGKESTLPPGVYSIDDMKDFGRERNWCPYFMSRFAINQAQVVVYSYHYLLDPKIAEVVSKELAKESVVVCDEAHNIDNVCVDSMSVKINRRLIEKSTTGVHTLEKYVAEMKEDDRQRLNDEYLRLVQGLKDASFARETDMVLANPVLPSEILREVVPGNIRNADHFLSFLKRFIEYIKSRLRVQHVVQESPAGFLKDVQMKVCIERKPLRFCAERLSSLLRTLEITDLTEFGALTVITSFATLVSSYTKGFTIIIEPFDDKTPTVSNPILHLSCMDSSIAMKPIFDRFQSVVITSGTLSPMDMYPKILDFEPVVMSSFTMTLARPCLLPMIVSRGNDQVAISSKFETREDTAVTRNYGQLLVETAKTVPDGIVCFFTSYLYLESVVASWYDQGIIDTLLRYKLLFIETQDSAETSYALMNYVKACECGRGAVLLAVARGRVSEGVDFDHHLGRAVLMFGIPYVYTQSRILKARLDYLRDQFQIRENDFLTFDALRHAAQCVGRAIRGKTDYGIMIFADKRFSRQDKRGKLPKWIQEHLTDNHCNLSTEEAMQLAKRWLRQMAQPFTREDQLGVSLLTLEQLQNTEKEKLEKQAQGKK, encoded by the exons ATGAG GATCAGCGTCGACGGACTGCTGGTGTACTTTCCGTACGAGTACATCTACCCGGAGCAGTACGCGTACATGCTGGAGCTAAAGCGAACCTTCGACGCCAAAGGGCACTGCCTTCTGGAGATGCCCTCCGGGACAGGTAAGACGACAACCCTGCTCTCACTGATCGTCGCCTACATCATGGAATATCCACACATTGTTCGTAAGCTGATCTACTGCTCGCGTACCGTGCCGGAAATCGAAAAGGTCATCGCTGAGTTGAAACATCTGATGAATTACTACGAAAAGCAGACGGGTGTGATGCCCAACATCACGGGGCTGGTGTTGAGTTCGCGGAAGAACATGTGCATCCACTCGGAGGTTAGCAAAGAGCGCGACGGAAAGATTGTCGATGCCAAGTGTTACGGCATGACGGCCGGCTACATCCGTGAGCGGGCTTCAACGGACGAATCGGTTGCCGTGTGTCAGTATCACGAAGGTTTCCAGGCGGAGGGAAAAGAGAGCACACTGCCACCGGGAGTTTATTCGATTGATGATATGAAGGATTTTGGACGCGAGCGGAACTGGTGTCCGTATTTTATGTCCCGATTTGCG ATCAATCAAGCGCAGGTCGTCGTTTATAGTTACCACTATTTGCTGGATCCGAAAATTGCGGAAGTCGTTTCGAAGGAACTTGCAAAGGAATCGGTGGTGGTCTGCGATGAGGCTCACAATATTG ACAATGTTTGTGTCGATTCTATGAGTGTAAAAATAAATCGGCGGTTGATTGAAAAGAGTACAACCGGTGTCCACACGCTGGAGAAATACGTTGCAGA AATGAAGGAAGATGACCGCCAGCGATTGAACGACGAATACCTCAGACTGGTTCAGGGATTGAAGGATGCTTCGTTCGCTCGTGAAACCGATATGGTGCTTGCCAATCCTGTTCTACCGTCGGAGATACTCAGAGAGGTCGTCCCCGGTAACATCCGAAATGCAGATCATTTTCTTAGCTTTCTAAAGCGCTTCATCGAGTACATCAAATCACGGCTTCGTGTTCAGCACGTGGTCCAGGAAAGTCCGGCCGGTTTCCTTAAGGACGTCCAGATGAAGGTCTGCATCGAGCGGAAACCGTTGCGTTTTTGTGCTGAACGCTTGTCCTCGCTTTTACGTACGCTGGAAATTACCGATCTCACTGAGTTTGGTGCTCTTACGGTTATAACTTCCTTTGCAACGCTTGTCTCCAGTTATACCAAGGGCTTCACGATTATTATCGAACCGTTCGATGATAAAACGCCGACAGTGTCGAACCCGATCCTGCATTTGAGCTGCATGGATTCATCGATTGCGATGAAACCGATTTTCGACCGGTTCCAAAGTGTAGTAATCACTTCCGGCACACTGTCACCGATGGATATGTATCCGAAGATTCTGGATTTTGAACCGGTGGTGATGAGTTCATTCACGATGACGTTGGCGAGGCCGTGTCTTTTGCCGATG ATTGTGTCCCGTGGCAACGATCAGGTGGCAATCTCTTCAAAATTCGAAACCCGTGAAGATACTGCGGTAACACGGAACTACGGCCAACTGCTAGTGGAAACGGCAAAAACTGTCCCCGACGGGATCGTGTGTTTCTTTACGTCCTACCTGTACCTTGAATCGGTAGTTGCCTCGTGGTATGATCAAGGTATCATCGACACCCTACTGCGGTACAAGTTGCTGTTTATCGAAACGCAGGACAGCGCGGAAACTTCTTACGCACTGATGAATTACGTTAAGGCATGCGAATGTGGGCGTGGAGCAGTTCTGTTGGCTGTGGCCCGGGGACGCGTTTCGGAAGGAGTGGACTTTGATCATCATTTGGGCAGGGCGGTTCTGATGTTCGGTATTCCGTACGTCTACACTCAGTCCAGGATTCTGAAGGCTCGATTGGACTACCTGCGAGATCAGTTTCAAATCAGGGAGAACGATTTCCTTACCTTTGATGCATTGCGACATGCGGCACAGTGCGTGGGGCGTGCCATTCG CGGCAAAACCGACTACGGTATTATGATTTTTGCGGACAAACGTTTCTCTCGGCAGGACAAAAGAGGCAAATTGCCCAAATGGATCCAGGAGCATCTGACGGACAATCACTGCAACCTTAGCACGGAGGAAGCGATGCAG CTCGCAAAACGTTGGCTCCGTCAAATGGCGCAACCTTTCACCCGAGAGGACCAGCTGGGTGTCTCGCTGCTCACGCTTGAGCAGCTACAAAACACGGAAAAGGAGAAACTGGAGAAACAAGCTCAAGGAAAGAAGTGA
- the LOC131694753 gene encoding uncharacterized protein LOC131694753, whose protein sequence is MVEEDEECSLTTSFSQKLLVIDSDETEHEISGSSSNTNISRDHQQAAIIDLTALSSSDTSPANALKHTTEAELTDSWTFEEPPKSSQSFQTTNERLNFVDNIPEPIQRNRNSMRSNVSCAEGVSTDETRSPSIDSLSSCSEEYNDRNSNRKILESFKNLKVNISAKININIRFAETCNDTSLESNEEDSFEIRRALNRRKSPAEDVFFINEGMANILTDIYGSKWQTYRMKKYCHPSSEHVAESNDMCFYK, encoded by the exons ATGGTGGAGGAGGATGAG GAATGCTCTTTGACAACTTCTTTCTCACAAAAGCTACTCGTAATTGATTCTGATGAGACCGAACATGAGATATCGGGCTCGAGCAGTAATACGAACATTAGCAGAGATCACCAACAAGCTGCTATCATTGATTTAACAGCTTTGTCTTCATCCGATACATCGCCCG CAAATGCTCTCAAACATACGACGGAAGCAGAACTAACTGATAGCTGGACATTTGAAGAGCCACCAAAGAGTTCACAATCATTCCAAACAACCAATGAGCGACTGAATTTCGTTGACAATATTCCTGAACCTATTCAGCGGAATAGAAACAGTATGCGCTCCAATGTATCCTGTGCAGAAGGTGTTTCCACTGACGAGACACGGAGCCCGTCAATAGATAGTTTGTCTTCCTGTTCTGAGGAGTATAATGACCGCAATTCTAACCGTAAAATATTGGAAAgcttcaaaaatctaaaagtgaATATATCAGCTAAAATAAACATTAATATTCGTTTTGCGGAGACGTGCAACGACACTTCGTTGGAATCAAATGAAGAAGATTCGTTCGAGATACGACGAGCATTGAATAGGCGCAAATCGCCCGCTGAGGATGTATTCTTTATCAACGAAGGTATGGCAAACATTTTGACGGATATTTACGGCAGTAAATGGCAAACTTATAGAATGAAGAAATACTGCCATCCCAGCAGTGAACATGTAGCTGAAAGTAATGACATGTGTTTTTACAAATAA